From Candidatus Syntrophosphaera sp.:
ATGTAAATCTTGTATTACGTTATCAGAGGAATTTTGGGATGAACGGGTCCCTCTGGATGCTGACCTGGTTTGCGAGCCACTTCATTTTCCTGGTGCCCGTGCAAAACTACATAAACGAGTGCAATGCCAAGCTGGGCCGCAGATACACGGAAAAATCCTTCGGGCATTACCTGGTGATGGTTTTGGGCGCTTTGGGCTGGCTGCTTTTGCTGTTGGGCCTGTTTATCTAAAGAAAACCCGCCAAAGTTTGGCAGGATCAGTTATTCTGCTGCTCCTGCTCCTGTTGGTGCCGGATCGCGTCTTTCAGATGGGAGCGGCGGGAGATCCGGACCAGCCAGATCACGAAGAAGATGAACAGCAGGACCACCAGTCCGGCGAGGACTAACACCAGCCAACTCACCCCTTTTTTCATTTCCACAGTCATCATCTCATACTTGTTCCACATCTTGCCGGTATCGTATTCCCAACTGACAGTCCTTTGCCTGTGGTCGATATTCTCGTCCAAAGTATTGGCGGAGATGATCTTCCAGGGAACGTGAAGCTTGTAGGTCCAGACTGGATGGTGGGTCTGCTCGCGAGTGTAGATGCTTTCCAGGATGTCGTCGATGTCGTCTGTTTCCTGGGAACCGAGTGAGATGCGGCGCTTGAAGACGATATTGCCTTCCGGGGTTTTGTTCAGGGTGACCGTTCCCCAGAAATCAGCTTCCGATAGCTGATCATTGATGTTGTTGAAAGACTCGATGTCGTCGAACTTATAGCTGACTTTGTAAACAACAAAGGGCCCGGATTGGGAAACCTGGGAATCCTGCAGATGAATGCCCGGCAATTCCGCCTTGCGCATGATCTCCTGCGTGTTGGCATAGTTCGAGCGATGCACCAGGCGCAGCTTCGCCCTGCCGGAGCCATCCGGATTCAGCCACAGTTCTTCATCGTATTCCACGCATCCTGCCAGGAGCAGCAACGCGGTCAATAACAACAGCAATCGTTTCATGGGTTACACATACCTCTTTGCAAACAAACCGTTTGTTTCAACTAATCAAACAATCGCTTTTTTGGCAAGGAAAATTATTTTCCCGGAGCGGGCGGGAAATTTCTGTTGACAAATCACCCCGTCTTTTTTAGATTTGTTATCAAAAGCCAACATAAGGAGAATCATATGACAGAACTGCGTCAAATATACCACTGCCCGATCTGCGGCAATCTCGTGGAAGTGCTGTTCACCGGCAAAGGTGAATTGGTTTGCTGCGACGAGCCCATGATCCTGCTGGAAGGAAACACCGTCGATGCCGCGAAGGAAAAACACGTTCCCGTTATCACTGAACTGGGAGACAAGGTCAAGGTCAGCGTTGGATCCGTGCCCCATCCCATGGAGGAAAAGCACTACATCGCGATGATCGAGGTGCTGACAGAGAAAAAGGTCTACCGTAAAGAGCTCAAGCCCGGAGACGCACCAGAAGCGATCTTCCCGGTCAAGGCGGAGAAGATCTTGACCGTACGCGAATACTGCAATCTGCACGGACTTTGGAAAACCATCTGATTCACTGGAGGAAATACTAAATGTCATTCATCGATACCAGAACTGCCGGAAACCTGTTAAAATCATTTGCCGGGGAAAGCCAGGCCCGCATGCGCTACGTATACGCGGCCAAAACAGCCAAGAAAGAGGGATTTGAACAGATCTCCAACATCTTCACTGAAACTGCCGATAACGAAAAGGAACATGCCAAGGTCTTTTTTAAATACCTGGTCAAGCAAGGCCTGGAAGGCCAGATGCTGAACATCATGGCCTCCTACCCCGTGGGCTGGTCTCCGGAGAGCACGCTGAAAAACCTGGAATACGCAGCCAACGGCGAAAAAGAGGAATGGACCGAGCTATATCCCATGTTCGCGGACATTGCCGAGGAAGAAGGCTACAAAGACATCGCCCTGACCTGGAGAATGGTTGCGAAGGTGGAACGTGAGCATGAAAAGCGCTTTCGCAAGCTTTATGAAAACATCAAAGACATGAAGGTCTTCAAGAAAGACGGCCTTGTTTTCTGGAAATGCAACAACTGCGGCTATATCCACGAGGGTGTTGAAGCCCCAGCCATCTGCCCGACCTGTCAGCATCCCCAGGCCTATTTTGAGATCCATCACGAAAACTACTAAGGAGCACAACATGCAAAAATACCAATGCATCGCCTGTGGCTGGATCTATGATCCCGCCGATAACGATGATATTCCGTTCGATGACCTGCCCGAAGACTGGGTTTGTCCCGAATGCGGCGTCGGCAAAGACATGTTCGAGCCGATCGACTGATCTTCTTCAACCAGGGAAAGCCTGCTTCTCTGCGGGCTTTCCCTTTGTTTTTGACCACTAACCGAGGTAACTATGACCATACAAGAATTCAATGAAATACTGGATTTTGCCGTCGCCCGTGAACAGGAGGCGGTGCAGTTTTATCGCGATCTGCAGCAGGAAACCAAGTTCCAGGCCCAGCGAGAGATGCTCAAAGACCTGGAAGGCATGGAAATGGGGCACATCGTGGTGATCGAAAGCATCCGCCGCAAAGGCGTTTCTGAAGCCGATATCCCCAAAGTTCAAAATATGCAGATCAGCGAATATCTCAGCGCTGAAATGGACAGCCTCGATCTTTCCTATCAAAACATCCTCATCAAGGCCATGAAGCGCGAGGAAAATTCCTTCAAGCTCTATTCCGAAATGAGCGCCAAATTCCCTGATAGCGAGATTTCAACCTTGTTTCGCAAACTGGCTGCCGACGAGGCCAAGCACAAACTCCTCTTCGAAAAGCTATACGACGACTGGATCAGCTCAGACAATTGAAACTCGCGCTGGACACGTCCCAAAGCTCTGGATCCATAGCGCTTTGGAATTCAGGCGGGGTTGTTTACTCCGCCTTTTTTGACATCAGCATCACCCACAGCGAAACCCTGATGCCTCAGGTGGATGCGGCCCTACAGCTGTGCGGTTTTTCTCCAGCCGATATCGAAGCTGTTCTGCTCACCATAGGACCGGGCTCATTCACCGGACTCCGCATCGGGCTGGCCACCGCCAAAGGCATTGCCTACGGGCTCAAGATACCTGTCCTCAGCTTCGGAACCCTGCAGCTTTGCGCTTTTGAGCGTTACCAGTGTGGCCGCAATATCCTGGCCGTGCTGGATGCCAAAATGAATGAGGTCTACGCGGCCTTGTACGATGAGGATCTCCGCGAACTCCAGCCACCCCAGGTCTGCGCTCCGGATCAGATACTTGACTGGGACCTGCAAAAACCCTATCTCTTGGGAAGTGGAGCATCTTTGCTCAAACCGCTGCTGGACGAATGCCAGATCAGTACCAGCACCGTTCCGGAACGACCTCTCAGTGCGTCCGGGCTTTTCTACCTGGCTGAGCAGTTTCCCCAATCCGAGAAATACGACTTCAACCAACTGGCCGAACTCGAACCCCTTTATCTGCGGGAATCGACCGCCCAGATCAAACGTAAACTGCCCTGACGCCAATCTGCATACAATTCGACCCAACATTAGACGGCATGCTTAAAGGGACTTGTATGATCGAGTGATTTATCTTGACAAGCATACTAATCATTGATTACTGGATTTAATAATCTTTTTTTTAGGGGATGCATGAACAGATTCTGGATATTTGCCATGTTGATGACCGGTCTTATGTTGACTGGGTGCCGCGTGAATGAGAGTTTGGGCGTTCATGAGTTTGAACCTGGCAACATCTACCGGCATGACACGGCAGTGTATGCCTGCCAGTTTGCCGACCTGAAAGGCAACGAGGAAGAATTATACCTGGTAGCTTCACCCCATGGTTCCCAGACGCACATGCTTTTGCTGGAGGATCAGACCGGAAAGACCATCTCCCAGATC
This genomic window contains:
- a CDS encoding desulfoferrodoxin, with translation MTELRQIYHCPICGNLVEVLFTGKGELVCCDEPMILLEGNTVDAAKEKHVPVITELGDKVKVSVGSVPHPMEEKHYIAMIEVLTEKKVYRKELKPGDAPEAIFPVKAEKILTVREYCNLHGLWKTI
- a CDS encoding rubrerythrin family protein, whose product is MSFIDTRTAGNLLKSFAGESQARMRYVYAAKTAKKEGFEQISNIFTETADNEKEHAKVFFKYLVKQGLEGQMLNIMASYPVGWSPESTLKNLEYAANGEKEEWTELYPMFADIAEEEGYKDIALTWRMVAKVEREHEKRFRKLYENIKDMKVFKKDGLVFWKCNNCGYIHEGVEAPAICPTCQHPQAYFEIHHENY
- a CDS encoding rubredoxin; the encoded protein is MQKYQCIACGWIYDPADNDDIPFDDLPEDWVCPECGVGKDMFEPID
- a CDS encoding ferritin family protein, with product MTIQEFNEILDFAVAREQEAVQFYRDLQQETKFQAQREMLKDLEGMEMGHIVVIESIRRKGVSEADIPKVQNMQISEYLSAEMDSLDLSYQNILIKAMKREENSFKLYSEMSAKFPDSEISTLFRKLAADEAKHKLLFEKLYDDWISSDN
- the tsaB gene encoding tRNA (adenosine(37)-N6)-threonylcarbamoyltransferase complex dimerization subunit type 1 TsaB; translation: MKLALDTSQSSGSIALWNSGGVVYSAFFDISITHSETLMPQVDAALQLCGFSPADIEAVLLTIGPGSFTGLRIGLATAKGIAYGLKIPVLSFGTLQLCAFERYQCGRNILAVLDAKMNEVYAALYDEDLRELQPPQVCAPDQILDWDLQKPYLLGSGASLLKPLLDECQISTSTVPERPLSASGLFYLAEQFPQSEKYDFNQLAELEPLYLRESTAQIKRKLP